A single window of Danaus plexippus chromosome 31, MEX_DaPlex, whole genome shotgun sequence DNA harbors:
- the LOC116778483 gene encoding uncharacterized protein LOC116778483: protein MKIPENPYYGNNETTQWQPNGVIIDSGVGGGVVGSGDAGARPVYPVHIPRHIPGGYVMTGAYYPPYAAPPPVPDNFEDYMWMENEEEFDKQVMQQLEEEALMEQCIEAMLEDEQRERHRTVSNGHCATTSSGSCNLSLEETISRSTLNPLAAEFVPSRISQTNTQTEEKQENPELRQEDKTEEEKVEEVEAVVDNVIENKEEAKQQQPADAQPDNPPEVTEEKKSKPEVKSKTKNVSKSDTKVAVKRTAKNERAEENLADVKSATEDTGFKPINYAAAAKANKPKKPEQDKPKSDKPAEKPKSEKPAEKPKSEKPVKLADKDKKPLKEKPKVKTDKPVQRKNSAK, encoded by the exons ATGAAAATACCTGAAAATCCATACTACGGGAACAATGAGACCACTCAGTGGCAG CCAAATGGAGTGATCATAGACAGCGGGGTCGGCGGCGGCGTCGTGGGTAGCGGCGACGCGGGAGCCCGACCCGTTTACCCCGTACACATACCGCGACATATACCCG GTGGTTACGTGATGACGGGCGCGTACTACCCGCCGTACGCGGCGCCGCCTCCAGTACCTGACAATTTTGAAGACTATATGTGGATGGAGAATGAGGAGGAGTTCGATAAacag GTTATGCAGCAGTTGGAAGAAGAGGCACTTATGGAGCAATGTATAGAAGCTATGTTAGAAGACGAACAGAGAGAACGGCATAGAACTGTCTCCAACGGACACTGTGCAAC aaCAAGTAGTGGTTCGTGTAACCTGTCCCTGGAGGAGACGATCTCCAGGTCCACACTGAACCCACTGGCCGCTGAGTTTGTGCCCAGTAGGATATCACAGACCAACACACAAacag aagaaaaacaagaaaatcCAGAATTAAGACAAGAAGATAAAACAGAAGAAGAAAAAGTTGAAGAAGTTGAGGCTGTAGTGGAtaatgttatagaaaataaagaag AAGCGAAGCAACAGCAACCGGCAGACGCGCAACCAGATAATCCACCGGAAGTTACGGAAGAGAAGAAATCAAAACCGGAAGTGAAGTCGAAAACGAAAAATGTATCTAAATCTGACACAAAGGTCGCTGTCAAGAGAACGGCTAAGAATGAACGGGCAGAGGAGAACTTAGCTGATGTAaag TCAGCAACAGAGGACACCGGTTTCAAACCAATAAACTACGCGGCGGCGGCGAAAGCCAACAAACCTAAGAAACCAGAGCAGGACAAACCCAAATCCGACAAACCAGCAGAGAAACCGAAATCTGAGAAACCAGCGGAGAAACCGAAATCTGAGAAACCAGTGAAACTAGCCGATAAGGATAAGAAACCGCTGAAAGAGAAACCAAAGGTCAAAACAGACAAACCGGTTCAAAGGAAGAACTctgctaaataa
- the LOC116778478 gene encoding zinc finger protein 808-like, which translates to MKRRGDYVCNSCNHLFTRKNNLQTHILNGNCQSNVCIICERTFSNSALLQAHMSRGHNKLGKPQPECDLCGRIFTRKHNLVSHMIVVHLQAGKQNITCNLCDRKFNIERNLKRHMKHKHTVVDYPTCDICKKNFKDKGLLASHIETVHLANFSVATENYKENKSDKLLKSWSEIHKDKSVFKCNICSKIYLSSQSLKRHTRTLHGEKNYCKYCSKFIKDDIEKHINNCHKNNEDKYIFKCEVCNAIFEYEHSLRGHIREEHSFQQFYDHCKKSLLNITPWKLPKRENNWHTCEFCCNTFSTAYDLKDHMKSHHDIEYSLSTCNVCFNKFYSKETMFAHKKNCFPPKNANACRHCDKLFTDISSLNFHVRIFHPQAQIAESKLLSNREDLGSFKCDHCDRIYYSDRSLKHHVKLKHSSDEAAECQYCGKICNNKYYLASHIKIVHNNDYWAKCDFCDKQFKSKRNIRRHIEYTHLGMQRYKCIECGTLFKEKRSLRKHVRIKHPDSTAFPQCHICKKRFESAKSCKIHLKLLHSFNMNTHPCDLCSLSFDSLDALNIHLSTKHLAKDEIYKCEECNLVFKGQITFDCHNDNYHACESKEKNLPRCIICAKDFRTRKTLKRHIKRFHEEFNVEELATYGTKKRMFNVNCTECIKNFNNDFYFMVYSKMKHLSDSFIFKCELCSYSYNCLEYAIQRYKQSVDVKGKLYLSELCTTEMSENDSDSGKLAPESNIDSKDDVEYKHFNIKIEPSSP; encoded by the coding sequence atgaaacggAGAGGTGATTATGTGTGCAATTCCTGCAACCACTTGTTCACTAGGAAGAACAACCTCCAGACTCACATCCTAAATGGGAACTGCCAGtctaatgtatgtattatatgtgagAGGACATTTTCTAACTCGGCATTGTTACAAGCACATATGTCACGAGGCCACAACAAATTGGGGAAACCTCAGCCCGAGTGCGACTTGTGCGGACGGATATTCACAAGGAAACATAATCTTGTCTCTCACATGATAGTCGTACACTTGCAGGCGGGCAAACAAAACATAACTTGTAATTTGTGCGatcgtaaatttaatatcgagAGGAATTTGAAGAGGCACATGAAGCACAAGCACACAGTTGTAGATTATCCGACCTGTGATATATGTAAAAAGAACTTCAAAGACAAGGGATTGCTTGCATCTCATATAGAAACAGTGCATCTGGCAAATTTTTCAGTGGCAACCgagaattataaagaaaataaaagcgacaaattgttaaaaagttGGTCAGAAATACATAAGGACAAGTCCGTTTTTAAGTGTAATATATGCTCGAAAATATATCTATCAAGTCAAAGTCTGAAACGGCATACAAGAACTTTACACGGCGAAAAGAATTACTGTAAGTATTGTTCAAAATTCATCAAAGACGATATTGAGAagcatattaataattgtcacAAAAACAATgaggataaatatatatttaaatgtgaggTTTGTAATGCGATATTTGAATATGAGCACTCACTGAGAGGACATATCAGGGAAGAGCACAGTTTCCAACAGTTTTACGACCACTGCAAGAAATCTCTACTAAACATAACACCTTGGAAATTACCTAAGCGGGAAAATAATTGGCATACCTGTGAATTTTGTTGTAACACATTTTCAACGGCATACGATTTAAAAGATCACATGAAATCACATCACGACATTGAATACAGCTTGTCCACTTGCaacgtttgttttaataaattttacagcaAAGAAACCATGTTTGCGCATAAAAAGAACTGTTTCCCGCCAAAAAATGCGAACGCCTGCCGTCATTGTGACAAACTGTTCACTGACATATCGAGTTTGAATTTCCACGTGAGAATATTTCATCCGCAAGCTCAAATCGCTGAATCGAAATTATTATCGAACCGTGAGGATCTCGGATCCTTTAAATGTGATCACTGCGACAGGATATATTACAGCGACAGGTCTTTGAAACACcatgtgaaattaaaacacaGCAGCGACGAGGCCGCTGAATGTCAATACTGTGGAAAAAtatgcaataataaatattacctgGCATCCCACATAAAAATCGTTCACAATAACGACTACTGGGCCAAATGCGATTTCTGTGATAAACAATTCAAATCGAAAAGGAACATACGCCGGCACATTGAATACACACATTTAGGCATGCAGAGGTATAAGTGCATAGAGTGCGGAACTCTATTTAAAGAGAAAAGAAGTTTGAGGAAGCATGTTAGGATCAAACATCCAGATTCGACAGCGTTCCCACAGTGCCATATATGTAAAAAGCGTTTCGAATCAGCTAAATCctgtaaaatacatttaaagttaCTCCATTCCTTCAACATGAATACCCATCCTTGTGATTTATGTTCACTGTCTTTCGATTCCCTCGATGCTCTGAATATTCATTTATCGACCAAACATCTCGCTAaagatgaaatatataaatgcgAGGAGtgcaatttagtttttaaaggaCAAATAACATTCGACTGTCACAACGATAATTACCACGCGTGTGAAAGCAAAGAGAAGAACCTGCCGCGTTGTATAATATGCGCCAAAGATTTCAGAACTCGTAAGACTTTAAAGCGTCACATAAAACGATTCCACGAGGAGTTTAACGTGGAGGAACTGGCTACTTACGGTACAAAGAAACGTATGTTTAACGTAAATTGCACCgagtgtattaaaaattttaataatgatttttatttcatggtGTATTCAAAAATGAAGCATTTGAGCGATtcgtttattttcaaatgCGAATTGTGCTCTTATTCCTACAATTGTCTTGAATACGCGATCCAGAGGTATAAACAGAGCGTTGACGTGAAAGGGAAGTTGTATTTGAGCGAGTTGTGTACGACTGAAATGAGTGAAAATGATTCGGATAGCGGAAAACTTGCGCCTGAGAGCAATATTGATTCAAAAGATGATGtagaatataaacattttaatataaaaatcgagCCCAGCTCTCCATGA
- the LOC116778482 gene encoding DNA-directed RNA polymerase I subunit RPA49-like → MTQLHIEEVYPKSITNPVLINFQNGYATDNFTTEPCFIYDNDEKHNKTIATTLDGLVYAGEEDTEDLGRTLILARNKCTGKVRVIESSYVDLKPVFKTNTEPAPLETSTLELSRKFGSKKQKQKMEQREKMKVNIETVTEQMQNVTQEITEDKVDLSSYNKTDSDDFYIPIINRQADKAEDVYDINNILTEEQYEKISSELEGKDYENNLIPIIKSIVKNNLSQKMTVLAVYANSLLQLYVTMMKEISKKSFVICPHSVTLNKHVLDHFLLTTNGKRTRPAPYKDKSLCHAMVIILMINNLKFDLNSLCESIKITPNTASMKVRVTGASVTTSGSKKVVQLKLPLNTKSSFRRRSAKF, encoded by the coding sequence TTTCAAAATGGCTACGCGACCGACAATTTCACAACCGAACCGTGTTTTATATACGACAATGATGAAAAGCATAACAAAACTATAGCCACTACATTAGACGGCTTAGTCTACGCTGGCGAGGAGGATACAGAAGATCTTGGCAGAACTTTGATATTAGCCAGAAATAAATGCACCGGTAAAGTACGCGTGATCGAATCCAGCTATGTAGACCTGAAACCAGTCTTCAAAACTAACACAGAGCCAGCTCCGTTAGAAACCAGTACCTTGGAACTTAGTAGGAAATTCGGttcaaagaaacaaaaacaaaaaatggaaCAACGCGAGAAAATGAAAGTCAACATCGAAACTGTTACCGAGCAAATGCAAAATGTGACACAGGAAATAACTGAAGACAAAGTCGATTTATCGTCATACAACAAGACCGATTcagatgatttttatataccgATTATAAATCGGCAAGCCGATAAAGCGGAGGACGTTTACgacatcaataatatattaactgaGGAACAGTACGAAAAAATAAGCTCTGAGCTGGAAGGCAAAGactatgaaaacaatttgattCCGATCATCAAGAGTattgttaaaaacaatttatcccAAAAGATGACAGTTTTAGCTGTATATGCCAATTCGTTATTACAGCTGTATGTAACAATGatgaaagaaataagtaaaaaaagttttgtaataTGCCCACATTCGGTTACATTAAACAAGCATGTATTAGACCACTTCCTACTCACGACCAATGGTAAACGGACTCGCCCGGCCCCATACAAAGACAAGTCACTATGTCATGCTATGGTGATAATACtaatgataaataatcttaaattcgACCTGAACAGTCTCTGTGAATCTATTAAGATCACTCCAAACACAGCATCCATGAAAGTCCGAGTGACCGGAGCATCCGTTACAACATCGGGCAGCAAAAAAGTAGTTCAGTTGAAGCTACCTCTGAACACTAAGTCCAGTTTCAGAAGAAGAAGTGCTAAGTTTTAA